In the genome of Arabidopsis thaliana chromosome 4, partial sequence, the window CAACCTTTAATGGGAATTTCCTGAATAAGGAAGTTGAAGAGGTTGGGAATTAGTAGAGAATCTGGCTCAATCAGATGGGAACTATAATGAGGATTTTGAGAAGACTGTAAGAAGCTCGAGAGGTTCTGATGAGAAGCCTTGGAAGGAGATCAATGCTTTGAATGATAAGTTGGAGAAGTTGTATCTAATTCGACAAAAGCAAGTTCATTACATCACCAAGGAAGAGCATTATCAAATGTAGAAGGGGTGAATAGTCACATTGAGGATGTCAGCTATAATATAGAATCAGGGCGGTTACAATAAGGGTTACAATAAGGATTACAACAACTATATTATTGTTATGTATGAAATAATACGAAATGAGCAcatgtattttaatattatacatatatcatcTCAGGAAAGAGGCATGCGCTcctataaacataaatatttcaagCCTTACAtttatctattatttttatatttggtcAATTTCTTActctattatatatttatactagtcagaaataaatgaatatcCAAAAACTACAATCTCAACCCAAAAGTACCTTTGTTGATCTAATCATTGATTTTAGTTGGATGATCTACGAAAGAgaatattatttcattatgataagaaaagaaaaataggattgttttatgaaaaatgaaaGGAGAGAAGTTAAAATCcctaattttatgttttgaagtGAAAATTGAACtgttaaattattttcctATGAATACTAGAAAATGACTCAAGCATTGTCTAGGTTAAGTATTATATTATgatttaattacatttttgttttcaaattttcgaACTTATATTCTACTTTTATTATAACTAGAAATTGAGAGTGATTCTTTCACCAAAATCGAAGCTCTGACGGGAAAGTTGAAGTCGGTTCACTTTTGACTATTCATCTGACACGTGTTTCTACCCACATTTGACGACACTAGTTTCATAATCGAGTCAAAATCCAATTTCTTCTCCTGTGAGCGAGATTAGATTCTAGATGAACCTCAATGGCTTAAAACTTTCTCTAATcttttattgggcttttaGGCCATGTgtaattgtctttttttttaatacaatacTTTTcttgtgaaaaagaaaaaaacacatcaaaataCAAACAGTAAAAAGTTCATATCAGGGCTTAAGCCTCACTAGTTTAAACGCAACGGGTGCAGTTACGGTTGCGGGAGTTTACGGAAACGTGCGGTTGCGGTTTTAAGGGTTCTGGAGCGTTTTGAACAACTGGTTTAGCGTTTTAATATGAGTCAAATTACCCTAAtgactactctctcaaataaagagattGTTATAGCACTTAGGGATCGAATTCTACAAAGTTCTcagatcacacaatagactaacagttttaaattaaactaaatataaaatattataaaataaaagacaagaaagcaataaaagagattgaagattCAGATGATTAATACGTCGGGTTTAGGAAAATTCTCAGGAAATATCAGAATAGGAAATTTAGCAGTAAATTAAGATTATTATCGAACTATTCTAGAACTCAAATCACTATTATAGAGTAACCGGTGATGTGCCGTGTTACTCATTAtgcttaatagtattgatcccaactctcttgtaaatcccTAGACCTAAACAAGCATTATAATcaggtttgataagttcacaTAAGTATCTAAAGTTCTAAACCGATGTTAGTCCGCATCTAATTAAATACTAGGCTCATCTAAGATAGTTCTGATAACAGGTACCTATGGTAGGTATACTTATTATcctaaaatcaagttctagttaattactctagaaatagcattaagaacaatcaaagatgaagaattctaaatatattatcctaACAGGGTTTTCGATTTACTAATTCATCCAAATCCCTAATTGataatccctaaacccaacagaagaactactcagacatgatcataaaaaacaaaacatctttAAAGTAGAAATCAATGTAAGAAACAATAAGAGAATATAGTTTAGAAAGATTCTCTCAGAAGGAGCTCCACAGGGTTTTGGctcccaaaaacaaaagagaaaaggagattAGTCTCTTCAAccttaggtctaaacaatgaccttaaaatctatatatgtttgaaaaCGTGTCGgtattctttaaaaataaggGAAAGTTCTTGGccaaatttggaaatcttcataACTTCAATTAAACGCGTCTTTGAACTGCCGTCAGAtattggtgtcgatcgacacctacgCGGTTTGTGGTCTCCGGATTTCTTTTGGAGcataaaatctttgttttgctcCAGAATGCTCTATTATCTCCAAATACGTACCAAACTTGTAAAAACCTGAAAAGGACTATAgaagactctagaaataacaaaaggactCTAAAACTATACCTAAATTATAGTTAAAAGCAGTGACAATCGAGGTATATCACGTTTGAAAATGTGTGCGTTTGGGGAAGTTTTATGACTGGTAAACCAGCGAGTGCGGTtgcatttaaataaaaaatgatcaaattaaatataacatATTACTATAAAAGGTATAAAACAccattatattattatgataatattagaaaaattaaacattcttaataaataaaaccataaataaagtactaaataattattcaaaaataaataaattttgttattagatGCTTAGTACTTTATTCAATCAAACTTTAGCCTCTAGAATTTCCAgcttgttttttagttttatcaatTCTTACAAGAAATGAGTTATCTCTGTCTAACCAAACGAGTTTCAacttgagaaaacaaattgaaacatgtattcaatcaaaaaggtcaaaacaatacaaaataaaaaacgataacatgaaaaatattcaaagagTTACACGAGCTCACGAATGaataaaaagatagatgatacttatgtttgattcttgattatCATCAGTTAGGGTGGAAGACATAATTTGAATAAGATTACAGAATATTAATTAGAGCTTTCTAGAAACGTGATACAAGGatgaaagaaatatatttacaggattatatatatcatattttaattacaaataatatttctttctttttttaatccaaTTGTTATCGTATGCAAAAGCAAAAGCTTGTCGAAAGGAGCTTTTGAATTCTAGCGACTTCGAGGGATCCAAAGTTATATTCAACGGTTTGTATGATTGTTGTCAATCACTAACAACCGCTACAATCCACAAACGCTGCGTTTGCAGGTGGTAGCGGGAGAACTAgtcaaaagaaataataatataaaattaagagAATGGGAGGTTCTAAGATGAATAGGGTtcttaacaaataataaaaaataaaatatggaaaaaagaagaaaacgaatgAAAAAAGTCTCTTAAATAAGAGAATGAAGAGGGGTTCTTAATACTCAACTAAACACCTAAGCCACATGTCTTTCATACATTGGTTCactttttctaaattaaaaatttgattatataataatattacaataaaataattatttttgtgtctGTTAAGAGTCCTTTTATTAGGGCTGGACACAAGGCAAGTACTTGCCAAATTGAAGGTACTTGTGACCCGACTTGCCTTGTACAAGTAATTGGATTATTGGCTTGTTACTTGGCTTTTTAAATCGAGTACTTGGTCTAGCAAGTACTTGTctaaattttgattacttgCAAGTTACTTGATCCGCTTTGTTACTTGCCaaaattaaatacttttaCTTGAACGTAAAATatttggaagagaaaaaaccTATTTCATacatctatactattaattgggaagCATTGTGTGAACTACAACATTGTAAGGGTAATTAAAAActaagtaaataatttttttacatgggtaattttgtaaattaacaattactccaactaaataaatatcttgaattttgcttaaaaaaaatgaattaaatcaataaattaatatctacACAATATTTTCggaaatcatttaaaaacatttccaTAACATATCAGgctattttaatttgaattgtatatatgtaaacttatttattttggtaatatgtTATTAGATAATTCGGAAACTTCAatctaatttaataacaaattatcatttagtttagattttatacattttccttaacaaaactatgttaattgtttctaATTAGTacacataaaatttaaactatgATTTAGcatattcaaaagagaatttttgaattttagatttgtaattatctataaaatggttcaaatatatatttaacattttaattagaatttaaatgatataaacGTTTAAAgtatctatactattaattgggaatcattgaaaataaacaacCTTATGAAGgataaaatattacatagaATGCCATTgattgttagtgtttttaattaaattcaattaaggatataaataatagtaatcacaaaattaatatatttaaatataaaaattggtAATATTCTTTTAAGTAATTATTAGTTTCCCAAAATTAAActcactttctctttcctATTAATTATGGgcgaaaaaataaaatttatttcttaaaatttgttaaccaataaaaattaaaaaacttagatttgatatcaaattatacaatattattaaactaacattttggaagttaagttttattttaaaattttaaaaaatcataaaacttgCTTGATatcatgaataaaaaaatcataatttgtgatagataaagaaattcaattttagaattttgggttaagtattttgaaatataaaacgaaaatttatttcaaaattttttaaaacgagATAAGATGTTACAAAGATTTATATTTACTAtgaattaaactaaaataattaatttaaaataattatcattatgcCTTACATTTAGAAATATCTAAACAATAAATTGTACAtactaattttgaaatattttgggttttcttttttctatttttcaaccggatcttttgttagaataaatctataatatattagtgcacaaacttttgaaataatataaactaattatacatttttcattcaGAACAAATTATCTAGCAAAATAAATTGCTTTTGTAGgtgtatttcaaaattttaattatattccaaaaatcctattaattatgattaaacaagggaaagaagaatattGAAAATCTAGGTAAGGAAATAAACATTATTACATTTGTTATAATgctattcatatttttgaatttgaagaaggaaaaaaaatcaagaaagggtatttttgtgttttaatttgtgatatatttgtaaactttaacATCCTATATGTTAATCCGCAAAACTCAgtcatatataatatgatatttaaaGGTAAACAAATAAGAATTTTGGAACGTACTTTTAATggaatgaaatgaaaataggAATTATGAGACACAAGCGACATGAAAAAAAACGGAAgcattatataaaataatttgaaaccaaactggacatcaaattaaatatccaACTGGTATGAGTTTGGGTTATGAGcagtatataaaataaattaaccctgCATGTACGTATTTTGTGACACAAATTCTATTTGTGATGGGCGCTggtagtatttttatttcacatATACAGACGGGTTATGGGACGAAGAATTTATGATAGATACATCACATTATGGGTTTTCCGTTCCAAGAAATATACGTCAAATATacgttttaattttctaaactaATCAAAGCATTATAATAGTTTGATTACTGGTGTAAAATAGgatataaatttggttttagtttgaGTTATTTCCCAGTGTGAGTccagattttaaaatataactatacaAGAACACAATTGAATTTTGGTTGTTACTCTTACCTTTATAATATCTATACTATTACAAAGTTtacttataacaaaatattatatatattttaaaaatctattacttttttatatattttgcacGTATATTCGAGTTTAGATATCTAATACAttatactataatatatatcacaaaataacaaaataatctaCATTGaactaaaaatatgaaatcccaaaaatatgaaatcccGCACGTATGTGCGGGTCAGGATCTAGTAATATTTAAGGTTAATGAGTTTTGttacaagaaattttgaatttttagcttttatagaccaaatcaaaattataaatctattataataatttaagcATTAGTATTTTAGTAACAAGTATACAGTGCTCAACAATTAACAAGGTAAGTAATacgaaaaaaattatatccaGATCTAATTGTTAGTGATCCCACAAGTTACATGTACAAATAACGAGTAACAAAGCAAGTAATAGGATAAGCATCAAAATAAGGCAAGTAACAAGACAAGTAACGGGGTAAGCATCAAATCGAGACAAGTAACAAGGCAAGTATCAAACATTTTTATGACTGAGTATttgcaaataataaaataaaccgACAAGTTACTTGACTTGCCTATGACGagtatttgaattttcaagATGAATACGAGCCGAGTAGCGAATAACTGCCGAGTAACAAATACTTGAGCCCAGGCCTACTTTTTATAAGAGCTGGGATGCCCTTTAAGAGTGCTGAATCATATGATAAATTATTATGaacattaaaatatatggGCCGAAATCATCTGATAAAGAATAAAGGCCCAAAAGCCCATTAAGAATACCaagaaattttggaaaatCGAGAAAAATGGTGGAAGACACAAAGACACAAATGGCAGCAGCGATATCAGCGACTTTGGTATTCGCTGCAAGACGACGTCCATTGTTCTGTAGCttatcatcatcgtcttcttcgaaACCAAACACGAGAAAGCTTGTTCTATACTCCAAACCTGGTTGTTGCCTCTGCGATGGTCTTAAAGAGAAGCTTCACGCTGCCTTCACTCTCTCCACCGGTCCTGATTCACTCAACGACGTTACTCTTCAGGTCTCACTAATCTAATCTCATAATTATGATTCaaagctttttaaaattgtattagaGACTTGTTGGAATGGAGGATTTTGGTTGGATTAAGTAGATGCAATTGAACATGAACCCTCAAAATTGGAGTTGAATTTTGTGGCATTGTTGTGATTATGTTATTGTTAGGTTTAGGCCTGGGCGTTTGggtattcgggtcgggttttTTGGGTTCGGGTATTTCGGATTTAGAAATCTAAGACCTGTTCGGGTATTTTAAGATTTCGGGTCAGGTTTGGATCGGGTATTTTAAATCACTATGAAACCTAAAATTGTATTAGAGCCTTGTTGATTACGATTTCGTTGTCTTGTCTTGTAACGGACATGACCAATCTACTCATTGTCAATGTTCATTGGGAATTGTTAGGTAAGAGATATAACTACGAATCCCGAGTGGGAACGAGCGTATCAGTATGAGATACCAGTGTTGGCTAAAGAGAATTCTGATGGGAAAGAGGTTTGTGTTGTTCTAAACTCAAGCAAAACCTTTCAAGATTCATATCTAATTACTACTCTTTATGGCAGGAAGTTTTACCGAGGTTATCTCCACGTTTAAGTGCAGAACTCATTCAGAAGAAGCTACTTGCTGCCTTTAGTTGATCAATTACGTGCACGACAAcgaaaaaaagagacaaaagcgTTTGTAAGGTTGTACTCTCATCTGCAAGAACCGTGTTTTTGCTTCATACTTtcgtttctttttcctttacaAGTCAGTGGAAATATAGTTGCTTTATAAACGGCGATGCTGATTTGCTTCTGACTATACTTTATCTAGTTCTATACCCTTAAGAAAGCTATTGCTgcattttgcttctttgactAATCCATTAACTTGAGTGATTTGATAGAAATGTCGCCGTATTTgcgttttttccttttctctgtATTGTCATTGTAAGCTTTTGGTTCTGATTGTTGCCAATACTATGACGTCTACTAGCCACGTAACTTGCTCAGTTTCTTTATgtctagaagaagaaaaagatttgatgaaCTTTCTTTAGATTATGAAAGTTGTGGTTGCGGCAATTTGATTATGAGAtgtttttcttacattatTAGGTTAATCATTCTTAGTTTGAAATCATTTGAGGACATCTCTATTACTTTCACGTAACTGCAAGTTCTTCATTAACGAATTTGATTTGTATATCTTTAAGCGTTATCTACTCTTAGTATAGATTACGATTGGTGCAAGCAACACTTCATTATTCTTTCCATAACTTTCATGACTGACCATGACATTTTACGCAGTGTCATTCCCGATAGAGGTGCTGCGATTCAACTTGTTGGTAACaccttacaagttacaactcAGAATTCTATTTCTCTAAGTTTGCTCATGTAAGCACTCATTATCTCGGACTAAAATATTTCCTAGTCGTGCAATCATTATTGTCGATCACTCGGATCCTTTATCGCTCTTTTCAACATATACATTACTACATTCGTACTATCGATTTGTGCATATTACGATGTAACTTGTCGGTAACACCTCGCAACTCAGCAATCTATTTCTCTATCTCAAACTGAAAGCAAGTTTGCTCATGTAAGCACTCATTATCttggtttaaaatatttcCTAGTTGCACAATCATTTAGATCTCTTATGCTTATATGATTAAAGTCATTTGCTCTTCTTAACATTACTACATTCATACTATGATAACTTATTACTATATCAGACAAAACAAGATGGTTCATTTTTGATTAGTGAAACTATTGAAGGTCCTGCCTTAAAATGGTCCCTGCATCGACGACATATTTTCTTCACTTGTCACCGTCCTTGTAAATGTATCTACCTGATAAGTcttttacatattatataaattcttTATCGATCAATCAGTGGTTGGATCTTTTAGCTATATTATTGAGTTGTGAGAGCCATAGGATTATAGTTTAGTGGAAAGAATCAGTCTTGATCAAATACTCTCATCATGTTCTAATATTCgctagaaacaaaaaatctttctGCTTAGTTGAACCAAAAGTTTGATGATAGTGTCGTATCTT includes:
- a CDS encoding Thioredoxin superfamily protein, yielding MVEDTKTQMAAAISATLVFAARRRPLFCSLSSSSSSKPNTRKLVLYSKPGCCLCDGLKEKLHAAFTLSTGPDSLNDVTLQVRDITTNPEWERAYQYEIPVLAKENSDGKEEVLPRLSPRLSAELIQKKLLAAFS
- a CDS encoding Thioredoxin superfamily protein (Thioredoxin superfamily protein; FUNCTIONS IN: molecular_function unknown; INVOLVED IN: biological_process unknown; LOCATED IN: chloroplast; EXPRESSED IN: 22 plant structures; EXPRESSED DURING: 13 growth stages; CONTAINS InterPro DOMAIN/s: Glutaredoxin like (InterPro:IPR008554), Thioredoxin fold (InterPro:IPR012335), Thioredoxin-like fold (InterPro:IPR012336); Has 30201 Blast hits to 17322 proteins in 780 species: Archae - 12; Bacteria - 1396; Metazoa - 17338; Fungi - 3422; Plants - 5037; Viruses - 0; Other Eukaryotes - 2996 (source: NCBI BLink).) gives rise to the protein MAAAISATLVFAARRRPLFCSLSSSSSSKPNTRKLVLYSKPGCCLCDGLKEKLHAAFTLSTGPDSLNDVTLQVRDITTNPEWERAYQYEIPVLAKENSDGKEEVLPRLSPRLSAELIQKKLLAAFS